A window from Salvia miltiorrhiza cultivar Shanhuang (shh) chromosome 2, IMPLAD_Smil_shh, whole genome shotgun sequence encodes these proteins:
- the LOC131009899 gene encoding uncharacterized protein LOC131009899 has protein sequence MVRESKALGSAGHEAALTGAVDGARSAGMWRVAERCGVLAVGGWAGAGRGWAGVAALCGGRGWAVLAAGSAGLGARRAGLSSAEFGSAGLDSAELINADFGKARRDELSCVGLGSAAFGGAGLGKAGLCSAALVKG, from the exons ATGGTGCGCGAGAGCAAGGCGCTGGGCAGCGCTGGGCATGAGGCAGCGCTGACGGGTGCGGTTGACGGGGCTCGCAGCGCTGGCATGTGGCGTGTGGCTGAGCGGTGCGGGGTGCTGGCGGTTGGCGGGTGGGCTGGAGCGGGGCGTGGCTGGGCTGGGGTGGCAGCGCTGTGCGGGGGGCGTGGCTGGGCGGTCTTGGCGGCTGGCAGCGCTG ggctcggcgctCGCAGGGCTGGACTGAGCAGCGCTGAGTTCGGCAGTGCTGGGCTGGACAGCGCTGAGCTTATCAACGCTGACTTCGGCAAGGCTCGCAGGGATGAACTGAGCTGCGttgggctgggcagcgctgcattCGGTGGAGCTGGGCTCGGTAAAGCTGGACTCTGCAGCGCTGCACTTGTCaaaggttaa
- the LOC131013134 gene encoding ACT domain-containing protein ACR2-like isoform X2 has translation MNRVCSPYFDPDYDNLPERIHGPAFRVNDNESLEDCTIVKIDCVNKQSLLLDVVQALTDLNLTISKGYISSDAGWFMDVFHVKNELGFKVTDQRVISYIQQAMSSGNASSPKAKATSSLAIEMTGKDRPGLFSEISAALAGMGCNIIEAHTWSHNALLACVAYISGQSVDTPIDDRRLHAIEDHLTTVLRATTATEESAEVKPAAGLPLPKGELGSTTRVERRPHQLMLEVCDFDSPSASLTCIMINNILFDLMLDVCMMDTFSM, from the exons ATGAACAGAGTTTGCTCGCCTTATTTTGATCCTGATTATGATAACCTCCCAGAGAGGATACATGGGCCAGC TTTTAGAGTGAACGACAATGAAAGCTTAGAGGATTGCACGATTGTTAAG ATCGACTGCGTGAACAAGCAGAGCCTCCTCTTGGATGTGGTGCAAGCTCTCACTGATTTGAACCTCACCATATCTAAAGGCTACATCTCTTCTGATGCAGGCTGGTTCATGGATG TTTTTCATGTGAAGAATGAGCTGGGCTTCAAAGTTACTGATCAAAGAGTGATCAGCTACATCCAGCAG GCGATGAGCTCGGGCAACGCGTCTAGCCCGAAGGCGAAGGCAACGAGTAGTTTGGCGATAGAGATGACGGGGAAGGACAGGCCGGGGCTGTTCTCGGAGATCTCAGCAGCACTGGCTGGCATGGGGTGCAACATCATTGAGGCACACACGTGGAGCCACAACGCGCTCCTCGCCTGCGTTGCTTACATATCAGGCCAGTCCGTGGACACCCCAATCGACGACCGCAGGCTCCATGCCATCGAGGACCACCTCACCACGGTCCTCCGCGCCACCACTGCCACGGAGGAGAGTGCAGAGGTGAAGCCCGCAGCAGGGCTGCCCCTGCCCAAGGGGGAGCTCGGCAGCACCACCAGAGTGGAGCGCCGCCCGCACCAGCTCATGCTCGAGGTGTGTGACTTTGACAGCCCGTCGGCCTCCCTCACATGTATTATGATCAACAATATTTTATTCGATTTGATGTTGGATGTTTGTATGATGGATACTTTTTCAATGTAG
- the LOC131013134 gene encoding ACT domain-containing protein ACR2-like isoform X1, with protein sequence MKFLDLQLWIFPIFFSSLYRIFVSVDYSFRVNDNESLEDCTIVKIDCVNKQSLLLDVVQALTDLNLTISKGYISSDAGWFMDVFHVKNELGFKVTDQRVISYIQQAMSSGNASSPKAKATSSLAIEMTGKDRPGLFSEISAALAGMGCNIIEAHTWSHNALLACVAYISGQSVDTPIDDRRLHAIEDHLTTVLRATTATEESAEVKPAAGLPLPKGELGSTTRVERRPHQLMLEVCDFDSPSASLTCIMINNILFDLMLDVCMMDTFSM encoded by the exons ATGAAGTTTCTTGATCTTCAACTTTGGATTTTtcctatatttttttcttccctatatagaATATTTGTGTCTGTGGATTACAGTTTTAGAGTGAACGACAATGAAAGCTTAGAGGATTGCACGATTGTTAAG ATCGACTGCGTGAACAAGCAGAGCCTCCTCTTGGATGTGGTGCAAGCTCTCACTGATTTGAACCTCACCATATCTAAAGGCTACATCTCTTCTGATGCAGGCTGGTTCATGGATG TTTTTCATGTGAAGAATGAGCTGGGCTTCAAAGTTACTGATCAAAGAGTGATCAGCTACATCCAGCAG GCGATGAGCTCGGGCAACGCGTCTAGCCCGAAGGCGAAGGCAACGAGTAGTTTGGCGATAGAGATGACGGGGAAGGACAGGCCGGGGCTGTTCTCGGAGATCTCAGCAGCACTGGCTGGCATGGGGTGCAACATCATTGAGGCACACACGTGGAGCCACAACGCGCTCCTCGCCTGCGTTGCTTACATATCAGGCCAGTCCGTGGACACCCCAATCGACGACCGCAGGCTCCATGCCATCGAGGACCACCTCACCACGGTCCTCCGCGCCACCACTGCCACGGAGGAGAGTGCAGAGGTGAAGCCCGCAGCAGGGCTGCCCCTGCCCAAGGGGGAGCTCGGCAGCACCACCAGAGTGGAGCGCCGCCCGCACCAGCTCATGCTCGAGGTGTGTGACTTTGACAGCCCGTCGGCCTCCCTCACATGTATTATGATCAACAATATTTTATTCGATTTGATGTTGGATGTTTGTATGATGGATACTTTTTCAATGTAG
- the LOC131013139 gene encoding telomere repeat-binding factor 4-like isoform X1, which yields MGNQKLKWTSEEEQALKAGVAKYGAGKWKNILVDSEFKHKLANRSNVDLKDKWRNMGGQGSGANAMTPRAKSVTNSALTPKAQSSALILVPIENVNDKPPQSPEGVKNSHKYNEMILEALSSIKDRNGSDFVSILRFIEKKYEVPQNFRRLLSSKLRKLVLQGTVEKVQKHYKIKHASLGIKTPLPKQKVVRSKPRRDTRPRISIEMENAAKIAAHKIAEAENKAFLAAEAVKESERLLQMAEEADAVVLHLKQIFEQRKDKGGDTNSKSSRAEAIVVV from the exons ATGGGGAATCAGAAGCTCAAGTGGACGTCGGAGGAAGAGCAGGCGCTGAAGGCGGGAGTGGCCAAGTATGGCGCCGGGAAGTGGAAGAACATTCTCGTAGATTCCGAGTTCAAGCACAAACTCGCCAACCGATCGAATGTTGACCTCAAG GACAAATGGCGGAATATGGGTGGACAAGGCTCGGGAGCTAATGCTATGACTCCCAGAGCAAAGTCAGTCACGAATAGTGCTCTGACACCCAAAGCTCAGAGTTCAGCTTTGATTTTGGTTCCTATAGAAAATGTGAATGACAAACCTCCTCAAAGCCCTGAGGGTGTTAAGAATTCTCATAA GTACAATGAAATGATACTTGAAGCACTTTCATCAATCAAGGATCGCAATGGGTCCGATTTTGTTTCAATTTTGAGGTTTATTGAG AAAAAGTATGAGGTGCcacaaaatttcagaaggttGCTGAGTTCAAAGCTGAGAAAACTTGTTTTACAAGGCACGGTTGAGAAG GTTCAAAAACACTACAAGATCAAACATGCATCATTGGGCATCAAAACACCTTTGCCAAAACAAAAGGTTGTCAGGTCAAAGCCAAGACGAGATACTAGACCTAGAATTTCAATTGAAATGGAGAATGCTGCTAAAATAGCAGCGCACAAGATTGCCGAGGCAGAAAATAAAGCCTTTTTAGCGGCTGAAGCAGTTAAAGAGTCGGAGAGGCTCTTACAAATGGCTGAAGAAGCAGATGCAGTGGTCCTGCACTTAAAACAGATATTCGAACAAC GGAAGGACAAAGGAGGCGACACAAACTCCAAAA GTTCTCGAGCTGAAGCCATTGTTGTGGTTTAG
- the LOC131013139 gene encoding telomere repeat-binding factor 4-like isoform X2: protein MGNQKLKWTSEEEQALKAGVAKYGAGKWKNILVDSEFKHKLANRSNVDLKDKWRNMGGQGSGANAMTPRAKSVTNSALTPKAQSSALILVPIENVNDKPPQSPEGVKNSHKYNEMILEALSSIKDRNGSDFVSILRFIEKKYEVPQNFRRLLSSKLRKLVLQGTVEKVQKHYKIKHASLGIKTPLPKQKVVRSKPRRDTRPRISIEMENAAKIAAHKIAEAENKAFLAAEAVKESERLLQMAEEADAVVLHLKQIFEQRKEGQRRRHKLQKFSS, encoded by the exons ATGGGGAATCAGAAGCTCAAGTGGACGTCGGAGGAAGAGCAGGCGCTGAAGGCGGGAGTGGCCAAGTATGGCGCCGGGAAGTGGAAGAACATTCTCGTAGATTCCGAGTTCAAGCACAAACTCGCCAACCGATCGAATGTTGACCTCAAG GACAAATGGCGGAATATGGGTGGACAAGGCTCGGGAGCTAATGCTATGACTCCCAGAGCAAAGTCAGTCACGAATAGTGCTCTGACACCCAAAGCTCAGAGTTCAGCTTTGATTTTGGTTCCTATAGAAAATGTGAATGACAAACCTCCTCAAAGCCCTGAGGGTGTTAAGAATTCTCATAA GTACAATGAAATGATACTTGAAGCACTTTCATCAATCAAGGATCGCAATGGGTCCGATTTTGTTTCAATTTTGAGGTTTATTGAG AAAAAGTATGAGGTGCcacaaaatttcagaaggttGCTGAGTTCAAAGCTGAGAAAACTTGTTTTACAAGGCACGGTTGAGAAG GTTCAAAAACACTACAAGATCAAACATGCATCATTGGGCATCAAAACACCTTTGCCAAAACAAAAGGTTGTCAGGTCAAAGCCAAGACGAGATACTAGACCTAGAATTTCAATTGAAATGGAGAATGCTGCTAAAATAGCAGCGCACAAGATTGCCGAGGCAGAAAATAAAGCCTTTTTAGCGGCTGAAGCAGTTAAAGAGTCGGAGAGGCTCTTACAAATGGCTGAAGAAGCAGATGCAGTGGTCCTGCACTTAAAACAGATATTCGAACAACGTAA GGAAGGACAAAGGAGGCGACACAAACTCCAAAA GTTCTCGAGCTGA